The stretch of DNA ATGCAATTACAAGATTTTGAAGAGATTAAAACTATAATTTTAAATAATCCAAATACAGTAACAGCTATCTCAAAAGTTATTGTACAAAAAGAGCTAAAAGAGAAAAAACTATTTCAAATCAAACTAAAAAATCTAGAATTAAAAAGAGAGTTTTATTTAGTTTATCATAAAGAAAAATCAAAAAACCTACTTTTTGAAACCCTAATAGAGTTTCTAAAAAGCAGATTTATATAATTTATCTTCCGTAATATGAAATCAAAGAAGCTTTTGCCAAAGAGTGAGAGTTTAAATAAAATCCAACTAATGCAGCATTTGCATTTTTATCTAATCCTAAAGTTTCAACATCAAGGGCATGAACCGTAAAAATATATTTATGAGCTTTATCTCCTTGGGGAGGACAAGCACCACCAAATCCACTTTTTCCATAATCAGTTATACTTTGAATAGCATCTTTTGATTCACTATTTCCAAAACCACTTGGAAGTGTAAATTTATCTTTTGAAATATCAAAAACAACCCAATGCCACCATCCTGAGCCAGTTGGTGCATCTGGATCATAAACAGTAACTGCAAAAGATTTTGTTCCCTTTGGAGCGTCTTTCCAAGAAAGTTGTGGTGAAATATTTTCACCAGTACATCCAAAACCATTGAAAACTTGTTTGTTTGTAAGTTGTCCTTGTAAATCAGTACTACTTAATGTAAAATTTTGTGCAAAAATAATACTTGCACTAAAAACTATTAATAATGCTATTTTTTTCATAATCTTTCTCCTTTAATTTAAAAATATTATATAAAAAATGAATCTTTAATTCTATTAGAAAAAATTCAATTTTTGTTGTTTTTTATCTGTTTTGGAGTAATTTTATACTCTTTTTTAAAAGCTTGAATAAACCAAGAAATATTATCAAATCCACTTTGTTGACATACTTCAGTAACATTATAGTCTGTTGTTTCAAGTAATAATTTTGCTTTTTCAAGTTTTTTAATAATTTGCCATTTTTTAGGAGTTATTCCAAAATTATCTTTAAATTTATTTCTAAAAGCTAAATCAGTAATATTAAACTCTTTTGCAAATAAAAGCACATTTTTATCGACTTCAAACTCTTTTTCTATTTTTGTTTTAAAAGAATTATTTGTATAAATTGAAGATAAAAATGCTTCAAAACTCTTTTTTGAATTGGATTCCAATATATTTAAAAAGGCTTCTTCTAATTTAAGTTTAATTATAAATTCTTGGTTTGATGTTACAGTTTTCAAATATGATAAAACAGAAGATTGGAAAATTTCAAATTTTGTTGTTTTTTCAATTTTTAAAATATTATTCTCAAATAATCTTTTTTCATCAAAATGTAAATCATATTTTTTTATAAAATCCAAAAGAAGATTATCATCATACATAAATAATATTGCTTCATAATAGTTATCTAAAATTTCACTCATTACATAATTTCCACTTTTTAAAAAAAGTACATCTTGTGAGTTTGCGACTATTCTTTCATCTTTAAAATGAAGTATTTTAGAACCTTTTATTACAAATATAAGCATATTTGTAGAGATAAAAACTTCATTTTTATGTTGTTCTTCATATTGAATATATTTGCATATTGAAAGATTTTCTAACTTATTTAAAGTATGATTTTTTTCCAAAAAATCAGGTAGTACAAATTTCATTAAAATATCCTATTCATTTACTACTTTATTTCTTCCTGATTCTTTTGCCATATAAAGCAATTTATCTGCTTTTTTATATATATCATCTATATCCATAATATTGCTTGCATAATCGCTAATTAACCCCATAGATACAGTAATATGTTCACTTACATTACTACTTTTATGTTCTATTTTTAAATTTTGTATATTTTTTAAAATTTTATTTGCAAATTCAAAAGCTTTTTCTTTATTTTGGCATTTAAACAATATACCAAACTCTTCTCCACCTAATCTAAAACAATAATCATTTGCTCTTGTAGTAGATTCTGTTAAGGTATTTGCTACTTTTTTTAAAGCATTATCCCCCATTTGATGACCATATGTATCATTGTATTGTTTAAAATAATCAACATCCATAATCAAAAATGAGATAAATTGATTTTCTCTTTTTGCACTATTTATAAATTTTGTAGAAAAATCATTAAAATAACGTTGATTATAAATATTTGTTAAACCATCTGTTATAGATATTTGTTCAATAATTTTTTTATCAGTTATATCTTGTTTTATTGAAATGTAGCCTATTTTGTTATTAAACTCATCAAATTTTGGGCTTATTGTTATGTGTATCCAATAATCTACTCCATCTTTTGCTCTATCTTTAATATCTCCCTTCCAAATCTTATTTGCACTAATTGTATTCCACAAATCTTTATAAATTTCACTAGAAATATCAGGATGTCTTACAATATTATGATTTTGACCAATAAGTTCTTCCCTTGAATACTTACTAATACGACAAAAAGCACTTGAAACATCTGTGATAAATCCTTTTAAATCTGTTGAAGAAGAAATTATATGTTCATCAATTAATTTATTAAAACTTTTTAATCTCGTTTCTATTTTTTTTCTTTTTTTAATTTCTATTTTTAATTTTAAATTTGCATTTATAAATATAAAAAGAATAATTCCAAATAAAAATATTGTTCCAAAAACCCAAAGTGCAATTACTTTATAATTTGTTGATTCTCCAATATTTATAGGAATCCATTTATTAAAAATTATTTGTTTATCTTCAAAAGTCAAAGTACCAATTGCTTTATTAAAAATATCATTTAATAAAGGTTCATCAACTCTTGTTCCAATACTTAAATCCCAATTTTCATCTATTTTTCCACTAATCTTTAATTGGGCAATAAATTTATTTTGTATAGCATAAGAAACGGTGGTTAAAGTATCAATAAATCCGAATAATTCTTTATTTTTAACTTTATTTAAACCATCTTCAATATTTTCAACTTCAGAAATATTTATATTAGGATATTTCTTTTTTAAAACTTCAACATATGCATAATCTTTTACTATACCTATTTTCTTATTTTCAATATCAGAAATATTTGGGATAAAAAGTTCATCAATTCTTGTTACTATAATCAAAGGAGATTGAATATATGTTTTTGTAAAATTTAAAAATTCTTTTCGTTTTTGAGTTGATATAAGAAGAGAAATAATATCGCATTTTTTATTCTCTACAAAAGTTAAAGATTCTTTCCAACTTGAAGTTGGAACAAGTTTTAAAGGAATACCTAATTTTTGTTCAAAAATTTTAAAATAATCTGCTGTGATACCCACATGTTTTGAATCAATAATTTTTTCAAAAGGCATCCAATTTGGATCAATACAATAAGTCATCTCTTTTTTATTTTTTATATAATTTAACTCTTCTTTAGTCAAATTTAAATTATTTTTGAAATCTCCAAAAATAAAATCTTTTATATTTAAACTATTTTCTGATAAACCATAATCTTTATATAATTCTGAAATATATTGAAAACGTCCCTTATCTGAACTTCCTAAAGTAGCATCTTTTATATCTATCATCTCTTCAATTACATTTGCTTCAAATCTTAAATGCTCAATAGATTTTTTATTATTATATTTATTATGAATTAATTGAACTATTTCTTCTTTATGCTTTAAAGCATAGTCCCAACCTTTTAGTGTTGCTTTTTTAAATTTTTCGACACGATCTGGATGATTTATTGCTTCATTTTTATTTGTAAATAACATATCTCCATATAAATCAAATCCATAATTTATTGGATTAATAACATTAACATCTATATTTTTTTCTTTAAAATAAAAAGGTTCATTACTCAAATAAGCAGAAGATAAATCTATCTCTTTGTTAAGCAATTTTAAGTAGTCATTAGCTTCTCTTTTTGCTACAAAATTTGGTTTAATATCCATCTTTTTTAACATTGCTAATATTGCAAAACTATCAATATCATTTCCATAAAATGAAATGTTTTTATTATTTAAAGCATAAGGAGAATCTATTCCACTACTTTTTAAAGAAATTAAAACATTTGGAGAATGCTGAAATATAGGAGCTACAATAACAACTGGTTCATTTCTCATTTTATACAACAATAAAGCTGAATCAGCTACTCCGTAGTGTGCTTCTTCATCTATTACTTGTTGAATATTATTAAATCTTAAATCTCTTTGTTTTATATCAACATCTAATCCAACTTCATCGTAAAAACCTTTTTCTTTTGCAACATAGTATCCTGCAAATTGAAATTGATGAAACCATTTTAATTGAAGAGTTACTTTTTCTTTAGAATATGCAAATGTAAATAATAAAATTATTAATATTATTTTAGATTTGAAGAGAATTTCAATTA from Arcobacter suis CECT 7833 encodes:
- a CDS encoding YbhB/YbcL family Raf kinase inhibitor-like protein, which codes for MKKIALLIVFSASIIFAQNFTLSSTDLQGQLTNKQVFNGFGCTGENISPQLSWKDAPKGTKSFAVTVYDPDAPTGSGWWHWVVFDISKDKFTLPSGFGNSESKDAIQSITDYGKSGFGGACPPQGDKAHKYIFTVHALDVETLGLDKNANAALVGFYLNSHSLAKASLISYYGR
- a CDS encoding helix-turn-helix domain-containing protein; translated protein: MKFVLPDFLEKNHTLNKLENLSICKYIQYEEQHKNEVFISTNMLIFVIKGSKILHFKDERIVANSQDVLFLKSGNYVMSEILDNYYEAILFMYDDNLLLDFIKKYDLHFDEKRLFENNILKIEKTTKFEIFQSSVLSYLKTVTSNQEFIIKLKLEEAFLNILESNSKKSFEAFLSSIYTNNSFKTKIEKEFEVDKNVLLFAKEFNITDLAFRNKFKDNFGITPKKWQIIKKLEKAKLLLETTDYNVTEVCQQSGFDNISWFIQAFKKEYKITPKQIKNNKN
- a CDS encoding ABC transporter substrate-binding protein, whose protein sequence is MRIIEILFKSKIILIILLFTFAYSKEKVTLQLKWFHQFQFAGYYVAKEKGFYDEVGLDVDIKQRDLRFNNIQQVIDEEAHYGVADSALLLYKMRNEPVVIVAPIFQHSPNVLISLKSSGIDSPYALNNKNISFYGNDIDSFAILAMLKKMDIKPNFVAKREANDYLKLLNKEIDLSSAYLSNEPFYFKEKNIDVNVINPINYGFDLYGDMLFTNKNEAINHPDRVEKFKKATLKGWDYALKHKEEIVQLIHNKYNNKKSIEHLRFEANVIEEMIDIKDATLGSSDKGRFQYISELYKDYGLSENSLNIKDFIFGDFKNNLNLTKEELNYIKNKKEMTYCIDPNWMPFEKIIDSKHVGITADYFKIFEQKLGIPLKLVPTSSWKESLTFVENKKCDIISLLISTQKRKEFLNFTKTYIQSPLIIVTRIDELFIPNISDIENKKIGIVKDYAYVEVLKKKYPNINISEVENIEDGLNKVKNKELFGFIDTLTTVSYAIQNKFIAQLKISGKIDENWDLSIGTRVDEPLLNDIFNKAIGTLTFEDKQIIFNKWIPINIGESTNYKVIALWVFGTIFLFGIILFIFINANLKLKIEIKKRKKIETRLKSFNKLIDEHIISSSTDLKGFITDVSSAFCRISKYSREELIGQNHNIVRHPDISSEIYKDLWNTISANKIWKGDIKDRAKDGVDYWIHITISPKFDEFNNKIGYISIKQDITDKKIIEQISITDGLTNIYNQRYFNDFSTKFINSAKRENQFISFLIMDVDYFKQYNDTYGHQMGDNALKKVANTLTESTTRANDYCFRLGGEEFGILFKCQNKEKAFEFANKILKNIQNLKIEHKSSNVSEHITVSMGLISDYASNIMDIDDIYKKADKLLYMAKESGRNKVVNE